atgTATGACTGCATTGAACACTTAAACTgctttattgttttaattttaggcACTAATACCCTTAACAACACACTTTTCATAGTTGTAGACAAAGTCACAGGTGGCGGCTGACTTTGTGGTTCCGCAGCTGGTAAGCAAACTCTTTAGCTTATCCACCGGCAGACTGCTGAAACGGATCTGGGCCAACTTAACGATCTTATCAGTATTGGGCTTTCCATCGTCACCCAGGAGACCCAGTTTCTTGTAGACGCAGCTGTGATAGCACTTCACCGACTCAGAGGGATTCGCCACCTCCTTGTCGGTGGTCAGCAAATTAGCATCACTGGCAGCAATATTCAGCTCCTTGATGCAGGCCTGTTGAATTTGCTTGTAGGCTGCCAATTCCGCAGCTGACTGGCCCTGTTTTAAAAATGCGAATAAAATGATGAATTATCCCTAAAGCAACGTTTCATCCAACTTACCGCTACTAGTTCGCTTAGAGCGAAAATTAGGAATACAACCAACAAGTAGATAAGTTTCATCTTTCCAAAGCTACATTCACTGTCGAACTGAATTTCGTTCACAATAATATGGCTTAAATACGCGTAACATGCTTAAGTTCCAGACTTAATTTTGCCAATCaagttattattttattaaaattcaattaataaaatttatcaattttaaactgggttatttttaattcagatccaattttcccattttaaCCAGTAGGCGTTAAATCATCGCTGCCTAGATGATCATTCGGGTCAGTGAGCTTTGTTTGGACTTTggatttatttacttattgtgCGTGAAATAGATTTTCTTCTTTTAAGATTGATTCTTATGTTTTAAGTGAAATGGCTTTTGTGTTTCTTAGTTTctacaaacaatttttattcgACATACAGCTGCATATAATAACATAATATGGGTCTTCTTATTAGTGTATTAATGATTGGGAAATGGTTACTTACTTATTTTAAGTATGATAAAATTGCTTACATTCGTTTTCTTCTTTTTACATTCAAATCAACACATTAGTTTACTTAACAATCTGCCCAAAACTATGCTATGGAACCGTTAAAAACATTTAGAAAAAAGTTAAGCCCAAAATTGAGCCCTATAATATGGTATTCAGCTTTTCAAACACATCAGAAAAtattaaagcttttaattaataaaaaaaaaactctagcaacttaaaattgtttaaactaATTACGCTGAAATGCAAAactcttgtttttattttattttatagcttTAAAACTCTCAAACGCTGAATAAGTTACAATTTAAGTACTtattcatacatacatttaaataataagtGGATTTTCTATATAGCAAACACCGATAAGAAATAAGACCTACAAGTACACAGCTATTTACTCCGACTTAGCGGTGGTCATTGCTTCTCCGGAATGCTGGATGCCGTCGATAAAGTCGCTGCCCTCCGGACCGAATCCCTCGTTCTCCGCCTCGGTCCGCTCAAGTATCTCACGGATACGCTGCTCCGCCTCCAGAGTTTTCAGGTGATTGTAGCACAGGTGCAGCTTGTAGGCTGCCTCGCATCGTGTTTTGCCCTGAAGATCACTACACTCCTTGATCTCCGCCTTCTCATGCTGTATGATCGTTTGCACCTGATTCTTAAAGGCCTCCTCCAGCAGGACATTGTACCTATCCAAATCCAGGGTCTCATACAGACAGCTCACAAAGCACTGCAGCGGCTCATTATGCTTCAGATCGAGATATGGCATCTGCGAGTTGCCATTGAAGTCCAGATCACCCAGGTTATTTACATCGCCAATGGATTGAACTGGCGTAGGGGCTATATCGTTGTCATTATTGTAGTCGCTGTTCATCAGGCTCATGTGAAAGAGTTTCAGTTGCGACATTGAGATCTCGGTCCTACGCATACAAGCCCTCAGCATCTCCTGGCTGAGTTTGTTTTCTGTTCCATTTGGCGGATCTGGAACCAGGGTTCGTGTCATCGACATGTTCAGCGAGACGGAAAGCGATCGGGTCTGTGgatgaaatgtatttttgtaaaaattatatattgtcTCTATGTATTCCAATATGTCTTTTTAGTTGTAAGAAAATTTGA
The sequence above is drawn from the Drosophila melanogaster chromosome 2R genome and encodes:
- the Obp56c gene encoding Odorant-binding protein 56c, isoform C; its protein translation is MYFRASLMALLCLTLSEFVSKAWTRSLSVSLNMSMTRTLVPDPPNGTENKLSQEMLRACMRRTEISMSQLKLFHMSLMNSDYNNDNDIAPTPVQSIGDVNNLGDLDFNGNSQMPYLDLKHNEPLQCFVSCLYETLDLDRYNVLLEEAFKNQVQTIIQHEKAEIKECSDLQGKTRCEAAYKLHLCYNHLKTLEAEQRIREILERTEAENEGFGPEGSDFIDGIQHSGEAMTTAKSE
- the Obp56b gene encoding Odorant-binding protein 56b, which gives rise to MKLIYLLVVFLIFALSELVAGQSAAELAAYKQIQQACIKELNIAASDANLLTTDKEVANPSESVKCYHSCVYKKLGLLGDDGKPNTDKIVKLAQIRFSSLPVDKLKSLLTSCGTTKSAATCDFVYNYEKCVVKGISA
- the Obp56c gene encoding Odorant-binding protein 56c, isoform B, coding for MYFRASLMALLCLTLSEFVSKAWVMFFIFYISFTRSLSVSLNMSMTRTLVPDPPNGTENKLSQEMLRACMRRTEISMSQLKLFHMSLMNSDYNNDNDIAPTPVQSIGDVNNLGDLDFNGNSQMPYLDLKHNEPLQCFVSCLYETLDLDRYNVLLEEAFKNQVQTIIQHEKAEIKECSDLQGKTRCEAAYKLHLCYNHLKTLEAEQRIREILERTEAENEGFGPEGSDFIDGIQHSGEAMTTAKSE